From the Saccharomycodes ludwigii strain NBRC 1722 chromosome I, whole genome shotgun sequence genome, one window contains:
- the SMC1 gene encoding cohesin subunit SMC1 (similar to Saccharomyces cerevisiae YFL008W | SMC1 | Stability of MiniChromosomes), whose amino-acid sequence MGRLNGLELYNFKSYKGTVKFGLGTSDFTSIIGPNGSGKSNMMDAISFVLGVRSSHLRSNALKDLIYRDRISSLDKENQIPENEQKEVDNNIENDNSETIKAYVKAFYTKNSENTPTVFERDIRSNGDSVYKIDGKQVNFKNYSKVLENENILIKARNFLVFQGDVENIASQSSQQLTRLLEEISGSIEYKNEYDELNVQHRNALKDLTDSNFKKRRLQTELNQYREDVSKDQQYVKSFDESKKIWIEYSLWQLYHLEAKRDELKDRVNSGKEEIKNLKKTITSEEKIFKKGKAALAKIELKITNKEDFLRTSNTTIEKKNAQLLPIRSNKESLNKKIHILQRRIESYERDINRQKEYIESFNHQLRVVSNTKNSFEQEIKNSSNEKYQLSEEQLKEYAELKDRYLATGGLKLEENIQLKNNEKLEINDEVQKINEQMAISEDRIHAYLEPEEEKVTSKITDLVQSLNDKNEAHSKYSSELKSLQTSIQSLNNKEVEISYRLRDVLVKIDDLSASQRESRKEKNLRENVNTLKRLFPGVKGLVYDLCKPKRDKYSTAVSTVLGKNFDSVVVDSVITAQQCISYLKEQRSGYASFIPLDTVDVFPPRRLQLDNCVLTIDAIDYANELEKAMQYVCSNSIICDNMGIAKDLKWNRKINAKLVTLDGSLIHKSGLMTGGVSQNNSGNRWDKEEYKSLISLKDKLAGDVSKLNDEVRIKATRSRELETILSVLNNEISTLRSQINHSKRNLNELEIQINYHRELIENEYRSTIAVLQSKLESCDEEIKAYENEKEELQNRSYEQLTSKLNFSIHEYEKNTGETLRQQSKELQQLEKQKMDILNKIAFEKERLLSTEDRRDHSKSEVKRIEGKLAELDSEEHELLSIIEEKKTEEQNCKNEIGLLNEEYQNSEKHTKSIEDRINEYISITSSKKRESAIYKEDIEQIDQERVDILKNCQMSNIELPLLTSSLDELPVDRVDEDVLNIARDIKINYSLLPAKFKENGSSKIREEFEGKIAEIDEILSTLQPNFHASERLGEVQGKFGEIDSAVKKLRAKENSLATRFETVKRQRRELFIKAFEHAQEHIDVIYKELTKDPHYNVALGGGSASLTLEDEDEPYLAGIRYHATPPLKRFKEMQYLSGGEKTVAALALLFAINSYQQSPFFILDEIDAALDISNVEKIARYIKKYSKINSQFIVISLKNTMFEKSDALIGVFRQQNLNSSRVLTLDLSGYS is encoded by the coding sequence ATGGGCAGATTAAACGGCTTAGAGctttacaattttaaatcttaTAAGGGAACTGTCAAATTTGGTTTAGGTACTTCTGACTTTACCAGCATTATAGGCCCAAATGGTTCTGGAAAATCTAATATGATGGATGCTATTTCTTTCGTTTTGGGCGTTAGAAGTAGCCATTTAAGATCAAATGCCTTAAAGGACTTGATTTATAGAGATAGAATTTCATCACTTGACAAAGAAAACCAAATTCCAGAAAATGAGCAAAAAGAagttgataataatatcgaaAACGATAATTCTGAAACAATTAAAGCTTATGTCAAAGCCTTctatacaaaaaattcaGAAAATACTCCTACTGTTTTTGAAAGAGATATTAGATCTAATGGGGATAGTGTTTATAAGATTGATGGTAAACAAGTTAATTTTAAGAATTATAGCAAGGTTTTAGAAAATGAGAATATATTAATCAAAGCTAGaaattttttggtttttcaAGGTGatgttgaaaatattgCTTCTCAATCATCTCAACAATTAACTAGGTTACTTGAGGAGATTTCCGGTTCTattgaatataaaaatgagTATGATGAATTGAATGTTCAACACAGAAATGCTTTAAAAGACTTGACCGActctaattttaaaaagcgAAGATTGCAAACCGAATTGAATCAGTATAGAGAAGATGTTTCTAAAGACCAACAGTACGTAAAAAGTTTTGATGAAAGTAAGAAAATCTGGATCGAATATTCTTTGTGGCAATTATATCACTTAGAGGCTAAAAGAGATGAATTGAAAGATAGGGTAAATTCTGGTAAggaagaaattaaaaatttgaagaaaacTATAACTAGTgaggaaaaaatatttaaaaagggCAAAGCCGCTCTGGCCAAAATTGAGTTGAAAATAACCAACAAAGAGGATTTTCTTAGAACTTCGAATACCacaattgaaaagaaaaatgccCAACTATTGCCTATCAGAAGTAACAAAGAgtcattaaataaaaaaatacacatTTTACAAAGAAGAATTGAAAGCTATGAAAGAGACATTAATCGCCAAAAGGAGTACATAGAGAGTTTTAATCATCAGCTACGAGTTGTTAGCAACACAAAAAATAGTTTTGaacaagaaataaaaaactcTTCAAATGAAAAGTACCAATTATCGGAAGAACAGTTGAAAGAATACGCGGAGTTGAAAGATCGTTATTTGGCTACCGGTGGTTTGAAGTTGGAGgaaaatattcaattgaaaaataatgaaaagcTAGAGATTAATGACGAggttcaaaaaattaacgaACAAATGGCTATTTCAGAAGATAGGATTCATGCTTATTTAGAACCAGAGGAGGAAAAAGTTACTTCAAAAATTACAGATTTGGTTCAGTCCTTAAACGACAAAAACGAAGCCCATTCTAAATACAGCAGtgaattaaaaagtttacAAACTTCCATCCAgtcattaaataataaggAAGTCGAGATAAGCTACAGGCTACGTGATGTGTTAGTTAAAATTGATGATCTGAGTGCTTCTCAAAGGGAGAgtagaaaagaaaagaatttaaGAGAAAACGTCAACACTTTGAAAAGGTTATTCCCTGGAGTTAAAGGCTTAGTTTATGATCTCTGTAAGCCTAAAAGAGATAAATATTCTACTGCTGTTTCTACCGTATTGGGGAAAAATTTTGATTCTGTTGTTGTAGATAGCGTAATTACTGCTCAACAGTGCATATCTTATTTAAAGGAACAACGTTCTGGTTATGCTTCATTCATACCGCTTGATACGGTCGATGTTTTCCCTCCAAGAAGACTTCAATTGGATAATTGTGTTTTAACTATTGATGCTATTGACTATGCTAATGAATTGGAGAAAGCGATGCAATATGTTTGCAGTAATTCTATAATTTGTGATAACATGGGCATTGCCAAAGATTTGAAATGGAATAGAAAGATAAATGCGAAATTGGTTACGTTGGATGGATCTTTAATCCACAAATCTGGTCTAATGACTGGTGGTGTGTCTCAAAATAATTCCGGTAATAGGTGGGATAAAGAAGAATATAAGTCTTTAATAAGCTTAAAAGATAAACTTGCTGGTGACGTTAGCAAATTGAATGATGAAGTCCGTATCAAAGCTACTAGATCAAGAGAATTGGAAACCATACTATCGGTTTTAAACAATGAAATTAGTACTTTGAGAAGTCAAATAAATCATAGtaaaagaaatttaaatGAACTCGAAATCCAAATTAATTATCACAGAGAATTGATTGAAAACGAATACAGGTCTACTATTGCTGTCTTACAGTCTAAGTTGGAATCGTGTGACGAAGAAATCAAAGCATACGAAAACGAAAAAGAGGAGTTACAAAATAGAAGTTATGAGCAGTTAACCAGTAAATTGAATTTCAGCATACATGAATATGAGAAAAACACTGGTGAAACGCTAAGACAACAAAGCAAGGAGCTACAACAacttgaaaaacaaaaaatggatattttaaataaaatcgcatttgaaaaggaaagacTATTAAGTACAGAAGACCGTCGCGATCATAGTAAATCTGAAGTAAAACGGATAGAAGGTAAATTGGCCGAACTGGATAGTGAAGAACACGAATTGTTAAGCATTATcgaagaaaagaaaactgAGGAacaaaattgtaaaaatgaaataggTCTTCTAAATGAGGAATACCAAAATAGTGAAAAACATACCAAATCCATTGAGGATAGAATCAACGAATATATTTCAATAACGAGttctaaaaaaagagaatcTGCAATATATAAGGAGGATATAGAACAGATAGACCAAGAAAGggttgatattttaaagaattgTCAAATGTCAAATATTGAACTTCCGTTATTAACCTCCTCGTTGGATGAGTTACCTGTGGATAGGGTTGATGAAGATGTTTTAAACATTGCTAgagatattaaaataaattatagtTTGTTACCTGCTAAATTCAAGGAAAATGGATCAAGTAAAATAAGAGAGGAATTTGAAGGGAAAATTGCTGAAATCGATGAAATTTTATCCACGCTACAACCAAATTTTCATGCATCAGAAAGACTAGGCGAGGTCCAAGGAAAATTTGGTGAAATTGATTCTgcagttaaaaaattaagggCCAAAGAAAATTCTTTGGCAACTAGATTTGAAACGGTTAAAAGACAAAGAAGggaattatttattaaagctTTTGAACATGCTCAAGAACACATTGatgttatttataaagAATTGACTAAGGATCCACATTACAATGTCGCTTTAGGTGGCGGAAGTGCTTCTTTAACTcttgaagatgaagatgaaccATACTTGGCTGGTATTAGATACCACGCAACCCCTCCCTTAAAGAGATTTAAGGAAATGCAATACTTATCGGGTGGCGAAAAGACAGTTGCTGCATTAGCTCTATTATTTGCTATAAATTCTTACCAGCAAAgtccattttttattttggatgAAATCGATGCAGCGTTAGATATTTCCaatgttgaaaaaattgctaggtatataaaaaaatattccaaAATTAATTCCCAATTTATCGTTATATCTTTGAAGAATACCATGTTTGAAAAATCAGATGCGTTAATTGGTGTTTTTAGACAACAAAACTTGAATAGTTCAAGAGTTTTGACATTGGATTTAAGTGGCTATTCATGA
- the CDC4 gene encoding SCF ubiquitin ligase complex subunit CDC4 (similar to Saccharomyces cerevisiae YFL009W | CDC4 | Cell Division Cycle), translating to MSDTNDKHVNKHSTFPLYDAKEPYSFKVSRDNDRDVSSIPEYFIQDKHNTTGISTTPPIKNGKSFKRKNECLDDIDNSDLSLLYFTEEGPRKKSKLIVDGINSCRKCTIYKNDTITKELLNTQTINDKDITPMTTLTTTKDVNASINDRNEDTILSTAMKDTTNEVYINCANSVITNGNGDCPITPTIETRSEVRRSNSNNNNNNTALGASEELPISPVASPSYMLSSSSISNSDASSKENTAENDDDNNGITQKGIYSLEKKLIDFTSNIQSDLSPSSFNYLAFQFLKRLNRGNLSDLCDYLHSSLKQDIPMLLPPEITLNILKHLYYKDIKSSMLLNTSWYNFIVNTPDVWKHLMLKEGFVRQEEYRKHCIDPPPNYFKKDFYRQLFLKNQKYYENWTNPNFIPKRVNMRGHITSVITCLEFENDYIITGADDKMLHIYDANTGTLQKELSGHDGGVWALKFHAKTGLLVSGSTDRTVRIWDINTGCNIFIFRGHTSTVRCLDIITFDEVTYIVTGSRDNTLHVWKLPNPNAPGYNPNKTFCYNRVDDNPFFVGILRGHTESVRTVSGHDNIIVSGSYDHNVRVWDIRQMKCLYILTGHTNKIYSTIYDYKRKKCISSSMDFTIRVWDLLDIHSNGPCETLEDKHFDDDLDIGSNAAAGAKKSKRCIKVNGSMETLYGHTGLVGLLKLTDKYLVSAAADGTIRGWDANDYSKVFSYNHKNVSAITTFYVTDNILVSGSEYQFNIYDLRTNKLVHSDLLKDAYQIWSVKFNNRKLVAAIEKYGQSRVVMLDFGIRQSSIKNQGKKDKGGKGNLVENDSHEEEEEEEEEEEEDDDDEEEEEEEEEYDDEDDEEEEDQEEDQEEGDNASASISVNGENILRTNDAVENTMDISRSAAINIEYDEASNGNQPQRTYSRFPQENEINNGEHDTILDLNSQQADEHAVLNEIYRRNV from the coding sequence atgtcgGATACAAATGACAAACATGTAAACAAGCATTCAACATTTCCGCTATATGATGCGAAGGAACCATATTCATTTAAAGTTTCTAGGGATAATGACAGAGACGTTTCATCTATACCTGAGTATTTCATTCAAGATAAACATAATACAACAGGTATTAGCACCACCCCGCCCATTAAGAATGGAAAATcattcaaaagaaaaaatgagtGTTTGGATGATATTGATAACTCAGAtttgtcattattatacttTACTGAGGAAGgtccaagaaaaaaatcgAAATTGATTGTTGATGGTATTAATTCGTGTAGGAAATGTACCATTTATAAAAACGATACTATTACTAAAGAACTACTTAACACTCAAACGATAAATGATAAAGATATTACCCCAATGACAACACTAACCACAACTAAAGATGTAAATGCCTCTATCAATGACAGGAACGAAGATACTATTTTGAGTACTGCCATGAAGGATACCACTAATGAGGTATATATTAATTGTGCCAACTCAGTCATTACCAATGGAAATGGTGACTGTCCCATAACACCTACAATTGAAACTCGGTCTGAAGTGCGTCGTagcaatagtaataacaataacaataacactGCATTAGGTGCATCAGAGGAATTGCCTATTTCACCAGTTGCCTCTCCGAGTTATATgttatcttcttcttctatttCCAATTCTGATGCATCATCCAAGGAAAACACCGCGGAAAATGATGACGACAACAATGGCATTACTCAAAAGGGCATTTATAGtctagaaaaaaaattaattgacTTCACGTCAAATATACAGTCTGACTTATCCCCTAGctcttttaattatttagcatttcaatttttgaaaagattGAACAGAGGAAACTTAAGCGACTTATGCGATTATCTCCATTCTTCATTAAAACAAGACATTCCTATGCTGTTACCACCAGAAATcactttaaatattttaaaacatttgtattataaagatatcAAAAGCAGCATGCTATTAAATACGTCCTGGTATAATTTTATAGTAAACACACCTGATGTGTGGAAGCACCTAATGTTAAAGGAGGGATTTGTAAGACAAGAGGAATATAGAAAACATTGCATTGATCCACCACCTAAttactttaaaaaagatttttatcgtcaactttttttgaaaaaccaaaaatattatgaaAATTGGACTAATCCGAATTTTATCCCTAAAAGGGTGAATATGAGAGGCCATATAACCAGTGTAATAACATGTTtagaatttgaaaatgattACATTATTACCGGTGCTGATGATAAAATGCTTCATATATATGATGCTAATACAGGTACTTTGCAAAAAGAATTAAGTGGCCACGATGGCGGTGTTTGGgctttaaaatttcatgCCAAGACTGGTTTACTAGTTAGTGGCTCGACGGACCGCACTGTTCGTATTTGGGACATAAATACAGGGTGCaacatatttatattcaGAGGCCATACTTCTACTGTTCGATGTTTGGATATTATAACCTTTGACGAGGTTACATATATAGTTACGGGATCAAGGGATAACACATTGCATGTATGGAAATTACCTAATCCGAACGCGCCTGGCTATAATCCAAATAAGACTTTTTGCTATAATAGAGTTGACGACaatcctttttttgtagGTATATTAAGAGGCCATACCGAATCAGTCAGGACGGTTTCTGGACATGATAATATAATAGTTAGCGGCTCATATGATCACAATGTAAGAGTTTGGGATATCAGACAGATGAAATGCTTGTATATTTTAACTGGCCACACAAATAAGATATATTCCACTATTTATGAttataaaaggaaaaaatgtATTTCTTCGAGTATGGATTTTACCATTAGAGTTTGGGATTTGCTAGATATTCATTCTAATGGTCCCTGTGAAACCCTTGAAGATAAACATTTTGATGATGATCTTGACATTGGTAGCAATGCCGCTGCTGGTgcaaaaaaatctaaacgCTGTATAAAAGTCAATGGATCTATGGAAACGTTATACGGTCATACAGGGCTAGTAGGGTTGCTAAAATTAACTGACAAATATTTGGTTAGCGCAGCAGCCGATGGTACGATAAGAGGTTGGGATGCTAATGACTATTCCAAAGTTTTTTCTTATAACCACAAGAATGTTAGTGCCATTACTACCTTTTACGTAACGGATAATATTCTAGTTAGTGGTTCTGAATatcaatttaatatttacgATTTAAGAACAAACAAATTAGTACATTCTGATCTATTAAAAGATGCTTATCAGATTTGGTCGGTTAAgtttaataatagaaaattaGTTGCTGCgattgaaaaatatggtCAGAGTAGAGTAGTGATGCTCGATTTTGGAATTCGTCAAAGTTCAATAAAGAatcaaggaaaaaaagacaaaggAGGTAAAGGTAATTTAGTGGAAAATGATTCAcatgaagaagaagaagaagaagaagaggaagaagaagaagatgatgatgatgaagaagaagaagaggaagaagaagaatatgatgatgaagatgatgaggaggaggaggatCAAGAGGAGGATCAAGAGGAGGGAGATAACGCTTCTGCCAGTATAAGCGTTAATGGTGAGAATATTTTAAGAACTAATGATGCAGTTGAGAATACTATGGATATTAGTAGAAGTGCAGCTATTAATATAGAATACGATGAGGCTAGCAATGGTAATCAACCACAACGAACTTATTCACGATTTCCtcaagaaaatgaaataaataatggcGAACATGATACCATTTTAGATTTGAATAGTCAACAAGCTGATGAGCATGCTGTTTTGAATGAAATCTACAGGAGAAATGTTTAG
- a CDS encoding FAD-dependent oxidoreductase, with protein sequence MHSNEKINIVIAGSGVIGLSVCYQLLLSAAKNLPLKITIIAKHFPHDPLSHEYTSPWAGAHFRPFPHKPETFGSDKRESLYTRGTLKFFHELIDKQNRKDSTIEFMKGIDYLESPTKEYINSSAGYNSKTLAKFKPIKGSCLPKNATLGYEYETWCLNAPKYLLFLVKEINRLSSELNIPIVWERKALTKLSDIKALYVTNVDLIFNCTGLGLQWNGGIDVNCYKIRGQTLLISVPKDRKIPYDDCTITYQAKDGKWTFVIKRPNNDDPMDRQFILGGTKQPCDCQTIPRAQDSEELLARGKILYPELFDPSSGKANIKNVNVGFRPARIGGSRVDLEYFNKIGVINVYGFGGMGYEASIGAAQHALCLYNQFLRQNKL encoded by the coding sequence atgcataGCAAcgaaaagataaatattgTGATCGCAGGTAGCGGTGTGATCGGATTAAGTGTCTGCTACCAATTATTACTATCAGCAGCAAAAAACCTACCTTTGAAAATAACTATTATAGCTAAACATTTCCCTCATGATCCGTTAAGCCATGAGTATACTAGTCCATGGGCCGGTGCTCACTTCAGACCATTCCCACATAAACCAGAAACATTTGGGTCAGATAAAAGAGAATCTCTATACACCAGAGGtactttaaaatttttccaTGAATTAATTGATAAACAAAATCGCAAAGATTCTACAATAGAATTTATGAAAGGTATTGACTATCTGGAATCCCCAACCAAAGAGTATATTAACTCAAGTGCTGGTTATAATAGCAAAACTCTAGCTAAATTTAAGCCTATAAAAGGCAGCTGTTTACCAAAAAATGCCACTTTGggatatgaatatgaaacTTGGTGTCTAAATGCACCAAagtatttattgtttttagtcAAAGAAATTAATCGTTTGAGTTCTGAGCTAAATATTCCAATTGTTTGGGAAAGGAAAGCTCTTACAAAATTGAGCGATATTAAAGCGTTATATGTTACAAACGTGGATTTGATTTTCAACTGTACCGGTTTAGGATTACAATGGAATGGTGGTATTGATGTTAattgttataaaataaGAGGTCAAACATTATTAATCAGTGTTCCCAAGGATAGGAAAATTCCATATGACGATTGTACCATAACATATCAAGCAAAAGATGGTAAGTGGACTTTCGTTATTAAAAGACCGAACAACGATGATCCAATGGATAgacaatttattttgggTGGCACTAAGCAACCGTGCGATTGCCAAACTATTCCTAGAGCACAGGACTCAGAAGAATTGTTGGCAAGAGGCAAGATCCTGTATCCTGAATTATTTGATCCTTCTAGTGGAAAAGCAAACATTAAAAACGTGAATGTTGGATTCAGACCAGCCAGAATCGGCGGTAGTAGAGTCGATTTAGAGTACTTCAATAAAATAGGTGTAATTAATGTATATGGATTTGGTGGAATGGGCTATGAAGCCTCTATTGGAGCTGCTCAACATGCCTTGTGTCTATACAACCAATTTTTGagacaaaataaattatga
- the LPD1 gene encoding dihydrolipoyl dehydrogenase (similar to Saccharomyces cerevisiae YFL018C | LPD1 | LiPoamide Dehydrogenase (paralog of YPL017C | IRC15)) — translation MLRLSSVRLSSRQFSTSSSLLLAKAKHDVVVIGGGPGGYVAAIKAAQLGFNTACVEKRGSLGGTCLNVGCIPSKALLNNSLRYHEIKTDSKKRGIDVKGEVTLNIEQFQKAKDTVVKQLTGGIEMLFKKNGVTYYKGDGSFESEKQIKVSPVEGIKGTVAEETILDAENIIIATGSEVTPFPGITIDEERIVSSTGVLSLKEIPKRLVIIGGGIIGLEMGSVYSRLGSKVTVLEFQPAIGASMDQEIATATQKFLTKQGIDFKLSTKVMGAERNGDVVKIKVEGAKDGKKEELEADVLLVAIGRRPYIQGLNAEEVGLEVDKRGRLVIDSNFQTSHPHIKVIGDVTFGPMLAHKAEEEGVAAAEIIKTGHGHVNYGNIPAVMYSHPEVAWVGKTEQELKKDGIEFKVGKFPFVANSRAKTNLDTEGFVKILIDAKTDRLLGAHIIGPNAGEMIAEAGLALEYGASAEDIARVCHAHPTLSEAFKEANLAAYDKPINF, via the coding sequence ATGTTAAGATTGTCTTCAGTTAGGTTATCATCTCGTCAATTTTCTACCTCATCCTCCTTATTACTTGCTAAGGCCAAACACGATGTTGTTGTCATTGGTGGTGGTCCGGGTGGTTATGTAGCCGCTATTAAAGCTGCCCAATTGGGGTTCAATACTGCTTGTGTTGAAAAGAGAGGCTCTTTAGGGGGGACTTGTTTAAATGTCGGTTGTATTCCATCTAAagctttattaaataactCTTTAAGATACcatgaaataaaaaccgACTCCAAGAAACGTGGTATTGACGTTAAAGGTGAAGTTACTTTGAATATTGAACAATTTCAAAAGGCTAAAGATACTGTCGTCAAGCAATTAACTGGCGGTATCGAAATGTTATTTAAGAAAAACGGTGTTACTTACTATAAAGGTGATGGGTCTTTTGAAAGTGAAAAGCAAATTAAGGTTTCCCCAGTTGAGGGCATTAAGGGCACCGTTGCCGAAGAAACTATTTTAGATGCtgaaaatatcattattgccACCGGCTCTGAAGTTACTCCGTTCCCAGGTATTACTATTGATGAAGAAAGAATCGTTTCTTCTACAGGTGTTTTAAGCTTAAAAGAAATTCCTAAAAGATtagttattattggtggtGGTATTATTGGTTTAGAAATGGGATCTGTTTATAGTAGACTAGGCTCTAAAGTTACTGTTTTGGAGTTCCAACCTGCTATTGGTGCTTCTATGGATCAAGAAATTGCTACTGCGACCCAAAAGTTTTTGACCAAACAAGGcattgattttaaattaagCACTAAAGTTATGGGTGCTGAAAGAAATGGCGATGTCGTTAAGATCAAGGTTGAAGGCGCTAAAGATGGCAAGAAGGAGGAATTGGAGGCTGATGTTTTATTAGTTGCTATTGGTAGAAGACCATATATCCAAGGTTTAAATGCTGAAGAGGTTGGCCTAGAAGTCGACAAGAGAGGTCGTTTAGTTATTGATTCTAATTTCCAAACTAGCCACCCACATATTAAAGTTATTGGTGATGTTACATTCGGTCCTATGTTAGCTCACAAGGCTGAAGAAGAGGGTGTTGCTGCAGCTGAAATCATCAAGACTGGCCACGGCCATGTTAATTACGGCAATATTCCAGCTGTTATGTATTCTCATCCAGAAGTCGCATGGGTTGGCAAAACTGAACAAGAATTAAAGAAGGATGGCATTGAATTTAAGGTTGGTAAATTCCCATTTGTTGCCAACTCCAGAGCTAAAACCAACTTAGATACTGAAGGGTTTGTCAAGATTTTGATTGATGCTAAGACTGATCGTTTGTTAGGTGCTCATATTATTGGTCCAAATGCTGGTGAAATGATTGCTGAAGCTGGCTTGGCTTTGGAATATGGAGCTTCTGCTGAAGATATTGCTAGAGTTTGTCATGCCCACCCAACTTTGTCTGAAGCTTTCAAGGAAGCTAACTTGGCTGCTTACGATAAACCAATTAACTTCTAG
- a CDS encoding uncharacterized protein (similar to Saccharomyces cerevisiae YLR178C | TFS1 | cdc Twenty-Five Suppressor), translating to MLAIMYLITQTTCSSTLITIVGNNTKNSLYFSCFANNIHVSAFNSTFETNIKSSSQKKLYKQNPIHKERIILENLRNQQEIITENTGVKQIINDFYSPYLEQYYPRFEFNYGIPIKNNELVFVGSLKVVNDKNIGTNLGNLLKKGSDTKEYFANQQLKGAMPKLKWQFTSFIDLTDEFLNSLYTVVIADLDDSSGPYAKFVVSNIPISPEMICLLKTDNYLLTLDLHRGNVLLPFEAFTSYIDILQKFKADDDISISTNGNISRGTGGNDTKVFDVPGANRTSGKKKKNLKRQHTKIENSVFKYTKENIVMHRYIFCLYKQNSGTLFIRKDGMLKKRKNFGFPRQHEGSGNNKKSITGFIKWINVHNLELLSFNFVTL from the coding sequence ATGCTAGCAATAATGTATTTAATTACACAAACTACTTGTAGTTCAACATTAATAACTATTGTTGGAAACAATACGAAAAATAGTCTCTATTTTTCGTGTTTTGCAAATAATATACACGTATCTGCCTTTAATAGCACTTTTGAAACGAACATCAAAAGTAGTTcacaaaagaaattatataaacaaaatccCATTCATAAGGAGCgaataatattagaaaaCTTAAGAAATcaacaagaaattattaCAGAAAATACAGGTGTCAAACAGATCATTAATGATTTCTATAGTCCGTATCTAGAACAATATTATCCTCGCTTTGAATTTAATTACGGTATaccaattaaaaataatgaattgGTTTTTGTCGGTTCGTTAAAAGTCgtaaatgataaaaacatAGGCACAAACTTGGGAAATTTATTGAAGAAAGGGTCAGATACCAAGGAATATTTTGCCAATCAACAGTTAAAAGGGGCTATGCCAAAGTTAAAATGGCAGTTCACTAGCTTTATTGATTTAACTGAcgaatttttaaatagcCTATATACGGTTGTCATAGCCGACTTAGACGATTCTTCTGGACCCTATGCAAAATTTGTTGTTTCTAATATACCAATATCCCCAGAAATGATATGTCTTTTAAAAACCGATAATTATCTTTTAACTTTAGATTTGCATAGAGGGAACGTATTATTACCCTTTGAAGCATTTACCTCGTATATCGATATTTTGCAGAAGTTCAAAGCCGATGATGATATTTCTATCTCTACTAATGGTAATATTTCTAGGGGTACCGGCGGTAATGATACAAAGGTTTTTGATGTCCCTGGAGCAAACCGAACAAGTggtaaaaagaagaaaaatctTAAGCGACAGCAtacaaaaattgaaaattctGTGTTTAAATACACGAAAGAAAACATTGTGATGCatagatatattttttgtttatataagCAAAATTCTGGTACTTTATTCATTAGAAAAGATGGgatgttgaaaaaaagaaagaatttTGGATTTCCAAGGCAGCATGAAGGtagtggtaataataaaaaatctatTACGGGTTTTATTAAATGGATCAACGTCCACAatttagaattattatcatttaattttgttacaCTGTGA